A stretch of Aerococcaceae bacterium zg-252 DNA encodes these proteins:
- a CDS encoding PIN/TRAM domain-containing protein, with protein MYKRIITGLSLLIGLSFGVTVGPSIWHGIPNVPSWTSNIYLNGFIFMIIFMILGSLLSPVIERVIRYLIEWMNNLTTLNLILGTIGTLIGLLIGFLLSLPFNSLNIPFVSSTLPLIFSITLALVGYQTVMSRKEEWRKLFSRSLNKSTIETKESQLIELATSDNMYKYKLLDTSVIIDSRIADIVQTNFIEGTLVIPNFVLQELQFIADSSDALKRAKGRRGLDTLNALQKDGYIPIEFYEGDFDDITEVDSKLIRLAKLMNAAILTNDYNLNKVCEFQNVTVFNINELANAVKPVVIPGEEMHVQVIKSGTERKQGVAYLDDGTMIVVEDGQNHMNEWIDVVVTSALQTAAGRMIFAKPIE; from the coding sequence ATGTATAAACGAATTATTACAGGATTATCATTACTGATTGGATTAAGTTTTGGTGTGACAGTTGGCCCAAGTATATGGCATGGCATACCGAATGTACCAAGCTGGACTAGTAATATTTACTTAAATGGATTTATTTTTATGATTATTTTTATGATACTAGGCAGTTTGTTATCACCAGTCATTGAGCGTGTTATTCGTTATTTAATTGAATGGATGAATAATTTGACGACGCTCAATTTAATTTTAGGGACGATTGGCACACTGATTGGACTATTAATTGGATTTTTATTATCACTACCATTTAATAGTTTAAATATTCCCTTTGTATCTTCAACTTTGCCATTAATTTTTTCGATTACATTAGCATTAGTTGGGTATCAAACAGTAATGAGCCGGAAAGAAGAATGGCGTAAATTATTTTCACGTTCATTAAATAAAAGTACGATAGAAACTAAGGAATCACAGTTGATAGAACTCGCTACGAGTGATAATATGTATAAGTACAAATTATTGGATACGAGTGTGATTATTGATAGTCGAATTGCAGATATTGTGCAAACAAATTTTATTGAAGGAACATTGGTTATTCCTAATTTTGTGTTGCAGGAATTGCAATTTATAGCAGATTCTTCCGATGCGTTAAAAAGAGCAAAGGGTAGAAGAGGCTTGGATACTTTAAATGCACTGCAAAAAGACGGTTATATACCGATTGAATTTTATGAAGGTGATTTTGACGATATAACAGAAGTTGATAGTAAATTAATCCGTTTAGCGAAATTGATGAATGCTGCTATTTTAACGAATGATTATAACTTAAATAAGGTTTGTGAATTTCAAAATGTAACAGTATTTAATATTAATGAATTGGCAAATGCGGTGAAACCAGTTGTGATTCCGGGCGAAGAAATGCATGTTCAAGTCATTAAATCGGGAACGGAAAGAAAACAAGGTGTCGCTTATTTAGATGACGGCACGATGATTGTTGTAGAAGACGGTCAAAATCATATGAATGAATGGATTGATGTTGTCGTCACCAGTGCACTGCAAACAGCTGCAGGTCGTATGATTTTTGCTAAACCAATTGAGTAA
- a CDS encoding glutamate--tRNA ligase: protein MSQTIRVRYAPSPTGELHIGNARTALFNYLFARHHGGKFIIRIEDTDTKRNIAHGEESQLSNLTWLGMDWDESPANPGEYGPYRQSERLHIYQPLIDQLLTEDKAYKCYMTEEELEAEREEQRARGEMPHYGGQHAHLTPEQQAQFEAEGRQPVIRFRVPADVTYRFNDMVKGDITFESKNISGDWVIQKRDGMPTYNFAVAVDDHLMEITHVLRGDDHIANTPKQMMIYDAFGWEVPTFGHMTLIVNSETNKKLSKRDGGILQFIEQYRNLGYLPEAMFNFITLLGWSPVGEEEIFSREELIQLFDANRLSTSPAAFDAKKLEWINNTYMKQAPLDKVVELALPHLIEAGRVSDNPSETELEWVKKLVRLYHEQVSFGAEIVSASELFFKETLVIDEQSKEVLAEESAAIVIKAMRQQLEQLNPEEFVAENIKPLTKNVQKETGIKGRNLFMPIRIAVSGQMHGPELPNVIEVLGKEKVLNHIEQVLAIMN from the coding sequence ATGAGTCAAACAATACGTGTGCGTTATGCACCAAGCCCAACAGGTGAATTACATATAGGAAATGCTCGTACAGCATTATTTAATTATTTATTTGCACGTCATCATGGTGGCAAATTTATTATTCGTATTGAAGATACGGATACAAAACGTAATATTGCACATGGTGAAGAAAGCCAATTATCTAATTTAACATGGTTAGGCATGGACTGGGATGAGTCGCCTGCTAATCCGGGTGAATATGGGCCTTACCGTCAATCAGAACGTCTACATATTTATCAACCATTAATTGACCAATTATTGACTGAAGATAAAGCATATAAATGTTATATGACAGAAGAAGAATTAGAGGCAGAACGTGAAGAACAACGAGCACGTGGGGAAATGCCACATTATGGTGGGCAACATGCTCATTTAACTCCAGAGCAGCAAGCACAATTTGAAGCAGAGGGACGCCAACCTGTTATTCGATTCCGCGTGCCAGCAGATGTAACGTATCGTTTTAATGATATGGTCAAAGGTGATATTACATTTGAATCTAAAAATATTTCAGGTGATTGGGTTATCCAAAAACGTGACGGAATGCCAACGTATAATTTTGCCGTTGCAGTCGACGATCACTTAATGGAAATTACTCATGTTTTACGTGGAGATGACCATATTGCTAATACGCCAAAACAAATGATGATTTATGATGCGTTTGGTTGGGAAGTACCGACATTTGGTCATATGACATTGATTGTTAATAGTGAAACTAATAAAAAATTAAGTAAACGTGACGGTGGTATTTTACAATTTATTGAACAATATCGTAATTTAGGATACTTACCAGAAGCAATGTTTAACTTTATTACATTATTAGGTTGGTCACCAGTCGGAGAAGAAGAAATCTTTTCACGTGAAGAATTAATTCAACTGTTTGATGCGAATCGTTTATCGACTTCACCAGCAGCCTTTGATGCGAAAAAATTAGAGTGGATTAATAATACCTACATGAAACAAGCACCACTTGATAAAGTGGTTGAGTTAGCTTTACCGCATTTAATTGAAGCTGGACGAGTGAGTGATAATCCGTCTGAAACAGAATTAGAATGGGTTAAAAAATTAGTACGTTTATATCACGAACAAGTGTCATTTGGTGCAGAAATTGTATCAGCGTCTGAATTATTCTTTAAAGAAACATTGGTTATCGATGAACAGTCTAAAGAAGTGTTGGCTGAAGAATCAGCTGCTATTGTTATTAAAGCAATGCGTCAGCAATTAGAGCAATTGAATCCAGAAGAATTTGTTGCTGAAAATATTAAACCATTGACGAAAAATGTACAAAAAGAAACAGGTATTAAAGGTAGAAATCTCTTTATGCCGATTCGTATTGCTGTATCTGGGCAAATGCATGGACCAGAATTACCAAATGTGATTGAAGTGCTTGGAAAAGAAAAAGTGCTCAATCATATCGAACAAGTATTAGCAATAATGAATTAG
- a CDS encoding cysteine--tRNA ligase: MTIQLYNTLTRTKEPFVPIEPGKVKFYVCGPTVYNYIHIGNARSAVSFDTIRRYLMYRGYDVTYVSNFTDVDDKIIKAAKEEGLTPEALSQKYIDAFKADTAAINILPATVHPRVMEHIDDIIQFIQVLVDKGYAYESQGDVYFKTESFDKYGQLSDQSLKDLMVGASERVQEAIAERKDSPLDFALWKQAKSGEIHWKSPWGEGRPGWHIECSVMATKHLGHTIDIHGGGQDLQFPHHENEIAQSECATGHVFANYWLHNGFVTIGENEEKMSKSLGNFVLLHDLLKEVDPMVVRYLLATVHYRRPIRFDAASIHEATVNLSRLKEVHRRLLHRQQDAISETSEAGLNWKASMENQIELFVQEMDNDFQAGNAISVLFELTRIINRYLDESVVEVEIINAMLDNYLQLLGVFGIQLKEEALLDDAIQALINERTEARKAKDFAKSDAIRDQLKEQGILLDDTPQGTTWKRVNS, translated from the coding sequence GTGACAATCCAACTTTATAATACATTGACTAGAACAAAAGAACCATTTGTTCCGATTGAACCAGGCAAAGTGAAGTTTTATGTCTGTGGACCGACAGTTTATAATTATATCCATATCGGAAATGCTCGAAGTGCAGTTTCTTTTGATACGATTCGACGCTATTTGATGTACCGAGGATATGATGTTACTTATGTGAGTAATTTTACCGATGTTGATGATAAAATTATCAAAGCAGCCAAAGAAGAGGGCTTAACACCTGAAGCTTTGTCACAAAAATACATTGATGCCTTTAAAGCTGATACGGCAGCCATTAATATTTTACCAGCAACAGTTCACCCACGTGTTATGGAGCATATTGATGATATTATTCAATTTATTCAAGTTTTGGTGGATAAAGGTTATGCTTATGAATCGCAAGGTGATGTTTACTTTAAAACCGAATCGTTTGATAAGTATGGACAGTTATCGGATCAATCATTGAAAGACTTAATGGTTGGGGCAAGTGAACGAGTTCAAGAAGCGATTGCTGAAAGAAAAGATTCTCCATTGGATTTTGCTTTATGGAAACAAGCTAAATCGGGTGAAATTCATTGGAAATCACCTTGGGGAGAGGGTAGACCAGGTTGGCATATTGAATGTTCGGTTATGGCGACAAAACATTTAGGGCATACGATTGATATTCATGGTGGTGGACAAGATTTACAATTCCCACATCATGAAAATGAAATTGCACAATCAGAATGTGCGACTGGACATGTTTTTGCTAATTATTGGTTACATAATGGGTTTGTAACGATTGGTGAGAATGAAGAAAAAATGAGTAAATCGCTAGGTAATTTTGTATTGCTACATGATTTACTAAAAGAAGTTGATCCAATGGTGGTTCGCTATTTATTAGCGACAGTTCATTATAGACGTCCAATCCGTTTTGATGCTGCTTCGATTCATGAAGCGACAGTTAATTTAAGCCGTTTGAAAGAAGTGCATCGTCGATTACTTCATCGTCAACAAGACGCTATCAGTGAAACGAGTGAAGCAGGTTTAAATTGGAAAGCGTCAATGGAGAATCAAATTGAATTATTTGTTCAAGAAATGGATAATGATTTTCAAGCTGGAAATGCGATTAGTGTTTTATTTGAACTAACACGAATTATTAATCGGTACTTAGATGAGTCGGTTGTCGAAGTGGAAATTATTAATGCAATGCTCGATAATTATTTACAGTTGCTTGGAGTATTCGGAATTCAGTTAAAAGAAGAAGCCCTATTAGATGATGCGATTCAAGCATTAATCAATGAACGTACAGAAGCACGAAAGGCAAAAGATTTTGCTAAGAGTGATGCGATTCGTGACCAATTGAAAGAACAAGGTATTTTATTAGATGATACGCCACAAGGTACAACATGGAAGCGTGTGAACAGCTAA
- a CDS encoding ribonuclease III, translating to MQELQLINGAALAYMGDAVYEQHIRKHVIQKGDTAPNKLHRAAVRYVSATAQAKVMKHWIKDVDILTPEEIDIYKRGRNHKANTKAKNASISDYRQATGFEALIGWLKLTEQEERCYQLMENAIQYIESEVS from the coding sequence ATGCAAGAATTACAATTAATTAATGGTGCTGCACTAGCTTATATGGGAGATGCAGTTTATGAACAACATATCCGTAAACACGTGATTCAAAAGGGTGACACAGCTCCAAATAAATTACATCGAGCAGCAGTACGATATGTATCAGCAACAGCACAAGCAAAAGTAATGAAACATTGGATTAAAGACGTCGATATTTTAACTCCAGAAGAAATTGATATTTACAAACGAGGTAGAAATCATAAAGCAAATACAAAAGCAAAAAATGCGTCCATTAGTGACTATCGTCAAGCTACTGGATTTGAAGCATTAATTGGTTGGTTGAAATTGACAGAACAAGAGGAACGCTGCTATCAGTTAATGGAAAATGCTATACAATATATTGAATCGGAGGTGTCATAG
- the rlmB gene encoding 23S rRNA (guanosine(2251)-2'-O)-methyltransferase RlmB: MKIFKERKQINKLFIQKGLTGTGVQDILKLVKQQGVVVSEVPKTKLDEMTNNANHQGVVVTLPAFEYQTLEDCFALAESRQEAPFFLILDGIEDPHNLGSIIRTAEATGVHGVIIPKRRAVGLTGIVAKTSAGSIENVPVVRVTNISQVIEQLQSKGVWVFATAMSGEDMRTWNSQGSIALIIGNEGQGVSPKVQAAADGIVTIPMTGTTQSLNASVAAGVLMYEVARHRL; the protein is encoded by the coding sequence ATGAAAATTTTCAAAGAGCGAAAACAAATAAATAAACTTTTTATTCAAAAAGGGCTTACAGGTACTGGTGTCCAAGATATACTGAAACTAGTGAAGCAACAAGGAGTTGTTGTCAGTGAAGTACCTAAAACTAAATTAGATGAGATGACAAATAATGCGAATCATCAAGGAGTAGTCGTTACCTTACCTGCTTTTGAATATCAAACATTAGAGGATTGCTTTGCGTTAGCAGAATCAAGACAAGAAGCACCATTCTTTTTGATACTTGACGGGATTGAAGACCCACATAATCTTGGGTCGATTATTCGAACTGCAGAAGCAACTGGCGTTCATGGTGTGATTATTCCTAAACGACGTGCAGTCGGATTGACTGGTATCGTTGCTAAAACTTCAGCCGGTTCGATTGAAAATGTTCCTGTAGTACGTGTCACCAATATTTCCCAAGTGATTGAACAGCTGCAATCAAAAGGGGTATGGGTATTTGCAACGGCGATGTCAGGTGAGGATATGCGTACATGGAATAGTCAGGGTTCGATTGCTCTTATTATTGGTAATGAGGGGCAAGGAGTTTCACCTAAGGTGCAAGCAGCAGCAGACGGTATTGTGACGATTCCAATGACAGGAACAACGCAAAGTTTAAATGCGAGTGTGGCTGCCGGTGTTTTAATGTATGAAGTAGCTAGACACCGTCTATAA
- a CDS encoding NYN domain-containing protein, whose amino-acid sequence MLRKKDILFVDGYNMIGAWPHLEKLMKQDELELARDQLLFELANFKKVRGYHQIIVVFDAYLVPGITKRFTEFDLQVVFTKENETADSYIEREVANYISPIYRVVVATSDYAEQWLIFQRGALRQSANELALEIRYAKQQVRTEVEHYYNQMLRRHSPWHVNQLIALDELRQEIEKNQ is encoded by the coding sequence ATGCTGAGAAAAAAAGATATATTATTTGTTGACGGATATAATATGATTGGTGCTTGGCCACATCTTGAAAAGTTGATGAAACAAGATGAATTAGAATTGGCACGTGATCAGTTATTATTCGAATTAGCTAATTTTAAAAAGGTGAGAGGCTATCATCAAATCATCGTGGTATTTGATGCCTATTTAGTACCGGGTATTACAAAAAGATTTACTGAGTTTGATCTTCAAGTTGTCTTCACAAAAGAAAATGAAACGGCGGATTCATATATTGAACGAGAAGTAGCCAATTATATTAGTCCAATCTATCGTGTAGTGGTCGCAACCAGTGATTATGCAGAGCAATGGTTAATTTTTCAACGTGGTGCTTTAAGGCAATCTGCTAATGAACTTGCGTTAGAAATTCGTTATGCTAAGCAACAAGTTCGCACAGAAGTTGAACATTACTATAATCAAATGTTGCGTCGGCACAGTCCATGGCATGTCAATCAGCTCATAGCTTTAGATGAGTTAAGACAAGAGATAGAAAAGAATCAATAG
- a CDS encoding sigma-70 family RNA polymerase sigma factor, producing MNIKDLSNEALVEQLKDSFENDYFAELYNRFIPLYYKCMRTIRIEGYEVDDYLQEARIIWWSVIEKYDKNNSPYVANYFARVFENYLFNIRRDRQTQKRGGQVQMMSLQETIASDDFSDNVTYLEYHVKETTSIEDQIILQETVDAFIQSLTPLERIALCNRLLAEDNNIAHIAETLNTDKRSVENALARSRIKYKKYFKTQ from the coding sequence ATGAATATTAAAGATCTCAGTAATGAAGCATTGGTTGAACAGTTAAAAGATAGTTTTGAAAATGATTATTTTGCTGAATTATATAATCGGTTTATTCCACTTTACTACAAATGTATGCGAACGATTCGTATTGAAGGTTATGAAGTAGATGATTATTTACAAGAAGCACGCATTATTTGGTGGAGTGTCATTGAAAAGTACGATAAAAATAATTCCCCTTATGTGGCAAATTATTTTGCCCGTGTATTTGAAAATTATTTATTCAATATTCGTCGTGATAGACAAACTCAAAAAAGAGGCGGACAAGTGCAAATGATGTCTTTGCAGGAAACGATTGCGTCAGATGATTTTTCAGACAATGTTACCTATTTGGAATATCATGTTAAAGAAACAACCAGTATAGAAGACCAAATCATTTTACAAGAAACTGTTGATGCTTTTATTCAGTCATTAACACCATTAGAACGTATCGCATTGTGTAATCGTCTTTTAGCAGAGGATAATAATATTGCTCATATTGCAGAAACTTTAAATACGGATAAGCGTTCTGTGGAGAATGCTTTAGCACGCTCGCGTATAAAATACAAAAAGTATTTTAAAACGCAATGA
- the rpmG gene encoding 50S ribosomal protein L33: MAQKKTALACTECGQRNYHMTPTQVGKMIRLEIKKFCKYCNRHTVHKETK; this comes from the coding sequence ATGGCTCAAAAGAAAACAGCCTTAGCGTGTACTGAATGTGGCCAACGCAATTACCACATGACACCTACTCAAGTAGGAAAAATGATTCGATTAGAGATTAAGAAATTCTGTAAATACTGTAATCGACATACAGTTCACAAAGAAACGAAATAA
- the secE gene encoding preprotein translocase subunit SecE, with translation MGYVKGVIQELKKVTWPSVREINRFTWTVIVMVILFGLYFGAADLSFASIINWILSL, from the coding sequence ATGGGATATGTTAAAGGTGTTATTCAAGAGTTAAAAAAAGTAACATGGCCAAGCGTACGAGAAATTAATCGCTTTACTTGGACAGTTATTGTAATGGTTATTTTATTTGGACTATATTTTGGTGCAGCCGATTTAAGTTTTGCATCAATCATTAATTGGATACTTTCTCTATAA
- the nusG gene encoding transcription termination/antitermination protein NusG, with protein MANKEWYVLHTYSGYENKVRENIELRKESMNMEENIFRIVIPEEEIIEVVDGVEKKKVAKTFPGYVLIEMVMSDQAWFIVRNTPGVTGFVGSHGAGSKPSPLLPEEMATILGDVEAPKARIELNLAVGDFVEITDGAFSGLSGTVDAVDAEEQKLKVILEMFGRETEAELEFHQVKKQEM; from the coding sequence ATGGCGAATAAAGAATGGTATGTATTGCACACTTATTCAGGGTATGAAAATAAAGTGCGTGAAAATATTGAATTACGTAAAGAAAGTATGAATATGGAGGAAAATATTTTCCGTATTGTTATTCCAGAAGAAGAAATTATTGAAGTAGTAGACGGTGTAGAAAAGAAAAAAGTAGCGAAAACATTTCCTGGTTATGTCTTAATCGAAATGGTAATGTCGGATCAAGCATGGTTTATTGTAAGAAATACACCAGGTGTAACAGGATTCGTAGGTTCACATGGAGCTGGTAGTAAGCCGTCACCACTATTACCAGAAGAAATGGCAACTATTTTAGGTGATGTTGAAGCTCCTAAAGCACGTATTGAATTAAACTTAGCAGTCGGAGATTTTGTTGAGATTACTGACGGAGCATTTTCAGGTTTATCTGGAACGGTTGACGCAGTTGATGCCGAAGAACAAAAATTAAAAGTTATTTTAGAAATGTTCGGTCGAGAAACAGAGGCTGAATTAGAGTTTCATCAAGTGAAAAAACAAGAGATGTAA
- the rplK gene encoding 50S ribosomal protein L11: MAKKVVKQVKLQIPAGAASPAPPVGPALGQAQVNIMGFCKEFNARTQDQAGLIIPVVIDVYEDRSFSFITKKPPVPVLLKKVAGIAKGSGVPNKTKVATITKAQVQEVAETKMEDLNAASVEAAMRIVEGTARSMGITVQD, translated from the coding sequence GTGGCTAAAAAAGTAGTAAAACAAGTTAAATTACAAATTCCAGCCGGCGCAGCAAGCCCAGCTCCACCAGTAGGTCCAGCTTTAGGTCAAGCGCAAGTTAACATTATGGGGTTCTGTAAAGAGTTCAACGCTCGTACACAAGATCAAGCAGGTTTAATTATTCCTGTAGTAATTGATGTTTATGAAGACCGTTCATTCAGCTTCATTACAAAAAAACCACCAGTACCAGTATTATTGAAAAAAGTTGCTGGCATTGCTAAAGGTTCAGGTGTACCTAATAAAACAAAAGTAGCAACAATTACTAAAGCTCAAGTACAAGAAGTTGCTGAAACAAAAATGGAAGACTTAAATGCAGCTAGCGTAGAAGCAGCAATGCGCATTGTTGAAGGTACTGCTCGTTCTATGGGTATCACAGTCCAAGATTAA
- the rplA gene encoding 50S ribosomal protein L1, whose product MAKKSKNFRAAFEKVDRTKKYEAAEAIALAKEIDYAKFDATVEVSYNLNIDVKKADQQIRGAMVLPHGTGKVSRVVVIARGEKAKEAEAAGADFVGEVDLINKINDGWLDFDVMVATPDMMGQVGRLGRVLGPKGLMPNPKTGTVTMDVTKAVNDIKAGQVTYRADKAGIVNVPIGKVSFDDTKLVENLKALHEQILRVKPATAKGTYITNLSLSTTFGPGIKLDTTTL is encoded by the coding sequence ATGGCAAAGAAAAGTAAAAACTTCCGTGCTGCTTTTGAAAAAGTAGATCGCACGAAAAAATATGAAGCAGCTGAAGCAATCGCATTAGCGAAAGAAATCGACTATGCAAAATTCGATGCAACAGTTGAAGTATCTTACAATTTAAATATTGATGTTAAAAAAGCAGATCAACAAATTCGTGGAGCAATGGTATTACCACACGGTACTGGTAAAGTATCACGTGTTGTTGTAATCGCTCGTGGCGAAAAAGCTAAAGAAGCTGAAGCAGCAGGTGCTGACTTTGTTGGTGAAGTAGATTTAATCAATAAAATCAACGATGGTTGGTTAGATTTCGATGTAATGGTAGCAACACCAGATATGATGGGTCAAGTTGGTCGTTTAGGTCGTGTATTAGGACCTAAAGGTTTAATGCCTAACCCTAAAACTGGTACAGTTACAATGGACGTAACAAAAGCTGTTAATGACATTAAAGCTGGTCAAGTAACATACCGTGCTGATAAAGCTGGTATCGTGAACGTACCAATTGGTAAAGTTTCATTTGATGATACTAAATTAGTAGAAAACTTAAAAGCTTTACACGAACAAATTTTACGTGTAAAACCTGCAACTGCTAAAGGTACATACATTACTAACTTATCATTAAGTACAACATTTGGTCCTGGTATCAAATTAGATACAACTACATTATAA
- a CDS encoding 50S ribosomal protein L10, translating into MTKAVILKKQEEVTVVANDLKSAASVVVVDYLGLTVEEVTNLRKELRESGVQMKVVKNTILRRAAAEAGIEGLDSTFVGPSAIVFSENEVVAPAKIVAKYADKIEPLAIKGGLIEGKVASADEMNALAKLPDRDGLLSMLLSVLQAPVRNTALAIKAVAEAKESAA; encoded by the coding sequence ATGACAAAAGCAGTAATCTTGAAAAAACAAGAAGAAGTAACAGTTGTGGCAAATGACTTAAAATCTGCAGCATCAGTTGTTGTTGTTGACTATTTAGGTTTAACAGTAGAAGAAGTAACAAACTTACGTAAAGAATTACGTGAAAGCGGAGTTCAAATGAAAGTTGTTAAAAACACTATTCTACGTCGTGCTGCTGCTGAAGCTGGTATCGAAGGTTTAGATAGTACATTTGTAGGACCATCTGCAATTGTTTTCTCTGAAAACGAAGTAGTAGCTCCAGCAAAAATCGTTGCGAAATATGCTGATAAAATTGAACCATTAGCAATTAAAGGTGGTTTAATTGAAGGTAAAGTAGCTTCAGCTGATGAAATGAACGCATTAGCGAAATTACCAGACCGCGATGGTTTATTATCAATGTTACTTTCAGTATTACAAGCGCCAGTACGCAATACTGCATTGGCAATCAAAGCTGTGGCAGAAGCAAAAGAATCTGCAGCTTAA
- the rplL gene encoding 50S ribosomal protein L7/L12, with protein sequence MALNIENIIAEIKEATIIELNDLVKAIEEEFGVTAAAPVAVAAAGPVAEEKTDFDVELTSAGDTKIKVIKVVREATGLGLKEAKELVDGAPKVLKEGVSKEEAEALKAQLEEVGASVTLK encoded by the coding sequence ATGGCATTAAACATTGAAAACATTATTGCTGAAATCAAAGAAGCAACAATTATTGAATTAAATGACTTAGTAAAAGCAATTGAAGAAGAATTTGGCGTAACTGCTGCTGCTCCTGTAGCTGTAGCTGCTGCTGGTCCAGTTGCTGAAGAAAAAACTGACTTCGACGTAGAATTAACTTCTGCTGGAGATACAAAAATCAAAGTAATCAAAGTAGTTCGTGAAGCTACTGGTTTAGGATTGAAAGAAGCTAAAGAATTAGTTGATGGCGCTCCTAAAGTATTAAAAGAAGGCGTATCAAAAGAAGAAGCAGAAGCTTTAAAAGCTCAATTAGAAGAAGTTGGAGCATCTGTAACATTAAAATAA